A genomic segment from Comamonas terrigena NBRC 13299 encodes:
- a CDS encoding histone deacetylase family protein, which produces MGRTGYFSHKDCWKHEMGPGHPECPERLDAIEDRLLITGVFDGLERVEAPLASLADVELAHDRMHVAALRGLTDRLKEEVQAGGPAYSPLDTDTSINVHTWDAALRAAGAAVAATDAVIDGSLENAFCATRPPGHHAERAKSMGFCFFNNVAIAALHALQRRHLKRVAIVDFDVHHGNGTENILAGDDRVLMVSFFQHPFYPFSGDKEPASNMLNLPVPAYTKGMDIRELVEMMWIPRLEAFKPEMIFISAGFDAHREDDMGQLGLNEQDFAWITERIKDVARRFSKGRMVSCLEGGYVMSALARSVEAHVRVLADI; this is translated from the coding sequence ATGGGCAGAACAGGCTATTTTTCCCACAAGGATTGCTGGAAGCATGAGATGGGTCCTGGGCATCCGGAATGCCCGGAACGACTGGACGCCATCGAGGACCGCCTGCTGATCACCGGGGTGTTCGACGGTCTGGAGCGCGTGGAAGCGCCGCTGGCCTCGCTGGCCGATGTGGAGCTGGCCCATGACCGCATGCATGTGGCGGCCCTGCGCGGCCTGACGGACCGGCTCAAGGAAGAGGTGCAGGCCGGCGGCCCCGCGTATTCGCCGCTGGACACCGACACCTCCATCAATGTCCACACCTGGGATGCGGCGCTGCGCGCCGCCGGGGCGGCCGTAGCTGCCACCGATGCGGTGATCGACGGCAGCCTGGAAAATGCCTTCTGCGCCACCCGCCCGCCCGGCCACCACGCCGAGCGCGCCAAGTCCATGGGCTTTTGCTTCTTCAACAACGTGGCGATTGCGGCCCTGCACGCCCTGCAGCGCCGCCACCTCAAGCGCGTGGCCATCGTGGACTTCGATGTGCACCACGGCAACGGTACGGAAAACATCCTGGCCGGCGACGACCGGGTGCTGATGGTCAGCTTCTTCCAGCATCCGTTTTACCCGTTCAGTGGTGACAAGGAACCGGCGTCCAACATGCTGAACCTGCCGGTGCCGGCCTATACCAAGGGCATGGATATCCGCGAGCTGGTGGAGATGATGTGGATTCCCCGCCTGGAAGCCTTCAAGCCCGAAATGATCTTCATCAGTGCCGGCTTCGATGCCCACCGTGAAGACGATATGGGCCAGCTGGGGCTGAACGAGCAGGACTTCGCCTGGATCACCGAGCGCATCAAAGACGTGGCGCGGCGTTTCTCCAAGGGCCGCATGGTGTCCTGTCTGGAAGGCGGCTATGTGATGAGCGCCCTGGCTCGCAGCGTGGAAGCCCACGTCCGCGTGCTGGCCGATATCTGA
- a CDS encoding branched-chain amino acid ABC transporter substrate-binding protein, translated as MVLAGVAGATVWGLGGVVSAALAASPAKSGTAAAAPTGAPIQLALVESLSGPFANTGEAVFRNILMATERVNARGGVRLQGDAAAHPLVVQRFDSKGQNEEALSALRAAIDGGARIILQGNSSATASALLDAINKHNQREPKKRVLFLNYSAVDPAFTNERCSFWHFRFDAHADMRMAALMQLVQADKALKNVYLIGQDYSFGQAVLGEARRQLAARRPEVTVVGDELHPVGRIKDFAPYAVKIKHSGAQAVITGNWGNDLTLLVKAAREVGFDGMFYTFYGNALGAPAALGDAGVGKVVAVADWLPNTPGAASEQFYQSFRQRFPKPEDDYAHLRMQMMVEALAQSMQKAGSTEAAAVARAMEQVQVQLAGRTGYMRAADHQFQQPLAVGVMERQGTPGVKFDVEGSGYGFRVVREITALQAELPSTCQMKRF; from the coding sequence ATGGTGCTGGCCGGGGTGGCGGGTGCCACGGTATGGGGCCTGGGGGGCGTGGTTTCGGCAGCGTTGGCGGCCAGCCCCGCCAAGTCCGGTACGGCCGCTGCAGCGCCCACCGGCGCCCCCATCCAGCTGGCGCTGGTGGAAAGCCTGTCCGGCCCGTTTGCCAACACGGGCGAAGCGGTGTTCCGCAACATCCTGATGGCGACCGAACGTGTGAACGCGCGCGGTGGCGTGCGCCTGCAGGGCGATGCGGCAGCCCATCCGCTGGTGGTGCAGCGCTTTGACAGCAAGGGCCAGAACGAAGAGGCGCTGTCCGCACTGCGCGCCGCCATCGACGGTGGTGCGCGCATCATCCTGCAGGGCAATTCCTCGGCCACGGCTTCGGCGCTGCTGGACGCCATCAACAAGCACAACCAGCGCGAACCCAAGAAGCGGGTGTTGTTTCTGAACTATTCGGCCGTGGACCCGGCCTTCACCAACGAGCGCTGCAGCTTCTGGCATTTCCGCTTTGACGCCCATGCCGACATGCGCATGGCCGCGCTGATGCAGCTGGTGCAGGCCGACAAGGCGCTCAAGAACGTCTACCTGATCGGCCAGGACTACAGTTTTGGCCAGGCCGTGCTGGGCGAAGCCCGGCGCCAGCTGGCCGCGCGCCGCCCGGAAGTGACCGTGGTGGGCGACGAGCTGCACCCCGTGGGCCGCATCAAGGACTTTGCCCCCTATGCGGTGAAGATCAAGCACAGCGGTGCCCAGGCGGTGATCACCGGCAACTGGGGCAACGATCTGACGCTGCTGGTCAAGGCCGCGCGCGAAGTGGGCTTTGACGGCATGTTCTACACCTTCTACGGCAACGCGCTGGGCGCGCCCGCTGCACTGGGCGATGCCGGTGTGGGCAAGGTGGTGGCCGTGGCCGACTGGCTGCCCAACACGCCGGGCGCCGCCAGCGAACAGTTCTACCAGAGCTTCCGCCAGCGCTTTCCCAAGCCCGAAGACGACTACGCCCACCTGCGCATGCAGATGATGGTCGAGGCCCTGGCCCAGTCCATGCAGAAAGCTGGCAGCACCGAAGCCGCCGCCGTGGCCCGCGCCATGGAACAGGTGCAGGTGCAGCTGGCCGGCCGCACCGGCTACATGCGTGCCGCCGACCACCAGTTCCAGCAGCCGCTGGCCGTGGGCGTGATGGAACGCCAGGGCACACCGGGGGTGAAGTTCGATGTGGAAGGCTCGGGCTATGGCTTTCGCGTGGTGCGCGAGATCACGGCCTTGCAGGCCGAACTGCCCAGCACCTGCCAGATGAAGCGTTTCTGA
- a CDS encoding Hsp20/alpha crystallin family protein: MFFASPVIRRSAFNASHQADLALQRFLQASQHAAAKTAGYTATSTEDATTLSVDVPGLAREQLQLRIEDHQVHLSSVEGAPRQVQRSWELPHAIDAAASSAKLENGVLTLVLAQRKPVDTSVQLSIQ, from the coding sequence ATGTTCTTCGCATCGCCTGTCATCCGCCGTTCTGCCTTCAACGCTTCCCACCAGGCCGATCTGGCCCTGCAGCGCTTCCTGCAAGCCTCGCAGCATGCCGCTGCCAAGACCGCCGGCTATACCGCCACCTCCACCGAGGACGCCACCACGCTGTCCGTCGATGTGCCGGGCCTGGCCCGCGAGCAGCTGCAACTGCGCATCGAAGACCACCAGGTGCACCTCAGCAGCGTGGAAGGCGCACCCCGCCAGGTGCAGCGCAGCTGGGAACTGCCCCATGCCATCGATGCCGCTGCCAGCAGCGCCAAACTGGAAAACGGTGTGCTGACCCTGGTGCTGGCACAGCGCAAGCCGGTGGACACCTCGGTGCAGCTGAGCATCCAGTAA
- the mltB gene encoding lytic murein transglycosylase B, whose product MTRLLPVALVCIAACALPSYAQSPKNSKARAAAAVDNSYGQRAEALRWADTLAQQQGIDAAWLRQQLGQAQKLEQVRRLMTPSTGPKKTTARSWAVYRSRFIDPVRVQAGKRFWQENAAALERAEQTYGVPPEIIVGIIGVETIYGRNMGNFRVLDALATLAFDYPANHPRLAERVAYFQGELAQFLTTAWSARQDPTQALGSFAGAMGLGQFMPSSLARFGVDFDGDGKVDLYNSTVDAIGSVANYFRGHGWQPGMAVQYGVAFNPNGTDMATLLAPDIKPSFTADQMLQLGAIPLDGGMRHQGPLALVELLNGEDAPTYVIGTQNFYAITRYNMSSYYAMAVYDLGQEVAAAVQEASLEPAPQAPRSAASAP is encoded by the coding sequence ATGACCCGTCTGCTTCCCGTTGCTCTTGTCTGCATCGCTGCGTGCGCCCTCCCCAGCTACGCGCAAAGCCCCAAAAACTCCAAAGCCCGCGCTGCGGCCGCTGTGGACAACAGCTACGGCCAGCGTGCCGAAGCGCTGCGCTGGGCCGATACCCTGGCCCAGCAGCAAGGCATCGATGCCGCCTGGCTGCGCCAGCAACTGGGCCAGGCACAGAAGCTGGAGCAGGTCCGCCGTCTGATGACGCCCAGCACCGGCCCGAAGAAGACCACGGCCCGCAGCTGGGCGGTGTACCGCAGCCGCTTCATCGACCCGGTGCGCGTGCAGGCCGGCAAGCGCTTCTGGCAGGAGAACGCCGCCGCGCTGGAGCGCGCCGAGCAAACCTATGGCGTGCCCCCGGAAATCATTGTCGGCATCATCGGCGTGGAGACCATCTACGGCCGCAACATGGGCAACTTCCGCGTGCTCGACGCGCTGGCCACGCTGGCTTTCGACTACCCCGCCAACCACCCGCGCCTGGCCGAGCGCGTGGCCTATTTCCAGGGCGAGCTGGCGCAGTTCCTGACCACCGCCTGGAGTGCCCGCCAGGACCCCACCCAGGCGCTGGGCAGCTTTGCCGGTGCCATGGGTCTGGGCCAGTTCATGCCCAGCAGCCTGGCCCGGTTTGGCGTGGACTTTGATGGTGACGGCAAGGTCGACCTCTACAACAGCACCGTGGACGCCATTGGCTCCGTGGCCAACTACTTCCGCGGCCACGGCTGGCAGCCCGGCATGGCGGTGCAGTACGGCGTGGCCTTCAACCCCAACGGCACCGACATGGCCACGCTGCTGGCACCGGACATCAAGCCCAGCTTCACCGCAGACCAGATGCTGCAGCTGGGTGCCATTCCGCTGGATGGCGGCATGCGCCACCAGGGACCGCTGGCGCTGGTGGAACTGCTCAACGGCGAAGATGCGCCCACCTATGTGATCGGCACACAGAACTTCTACGCCATCACCCGCTACAACATGTCCAGCTACTACGCCATGGCCGTGTACGACCTGGGCCAGGAAGTGGCAGCCGCCGTGCAGGAAGCCAGCCTGGAGCCGGCACCGCAGGCGCCCCGTTCCGCGGCGAGCGCCCCGTAA
- a CDS encoding efflux RND transporter periplasmic adaptor subunit, with the protein MKKNKTTSSSQEVQDLLGDGLARKWWQSPTVWIGAVAVAVAVGGFAWWQADQKAKAKPVYVTEALKKGTLSLTVSANGTLQPTRTVNVGSELSGTVRKVYVDVNDKVKKGQVMVELDTDKLMAQVGRSRATMASAQAKQSQAEATLKEAQANLARLEEVHRLSGGQVPSATELDSGRATLDRAKADVAAAKASVEDARNALSTDETNLSKASIKASIDGVVLTRTVEPGQAVAASLQAVTLFTVAEDLNKLRLEVAVDEADVGTVQADQRASFTVSAYPSRRYPAKVTRVDYGSTKTDNVVTYVARLEVNNEDLSLRPGMTASATIRANERQDVLLVPNSALRFTPTGMQNPGQAAAGAGAAREGGKPAGSAPGASGGNSGGIVGQLMPRPPRQGGSRQGGREQAQAPGQTRYVWVLQGGQPEARQVKTGLSDGRMTEVESEALKEGDLLITDQRSGAAK; encoded by the coding sequence ATGAAAAAGAACAAAACGACTTCCAGCAGCCAAGAAGTGCAGGACCTGCTGGGCGACGGCCTGGCCCGCAAATGGTGGCAAAGCCCCACGGTGTGGATCGGCGCCGTGGCGGTGGCCGTGGCGGTGGGCGGCTTTGCCTGGTGGCAGGCCGACCAGAAGGCCAAGGCCAAGCCTGTGTATGTGACCGAGGCGCTGAAGAAGGGCACGCTGTCGCTGACCGTCTCGGCCAACGGCACCTTGCAGCCGACGCGCACGGTGAACGTGGGCTCCGAGCTGTCGGGCACGGTGCGCAAGGTCTATGTGGACGTGAACGACAAAGTGAAAAAAGGCCAGGTGATGGTCGAGCTGGACACCGACAAGCTCATGGCCCAGGTGGGCCGCTCGCGCGCCACCATGGCCTCGGCCCAGGCCAAGCAGAGCCAGGCCGAAGCCACGCTCAAGGAGGCCCAGGCCAATCTGGCGCGCCTGGAAGAGGTGCACCGCCTGTCGGGCGGCCAGGTGCCGTCGGCCACCGAACTGGATTCCGGCCGCGCCACGCTCGACCGCGCCAAGGCCGATGTGGCCGCCGCCAAGGCTTCGGTGGAAGACGCCCGCAACGCGCTGTCCACCGATGAGACCAACCTCTCCAAGGCCTCCATCAAGGCCTCGATCGACGGCGTGGTGCTGACCCGCACGGTGGAACCCGGTCAGGCCGTGGCCGCCTCGCTGCAGGCCGTGACCCTGTTCACCGTGGCCGAAGACCTGAACAAGCTGCGCCTGGAAGTGGCGGTGGACGAAGCCGACGTCGGCACCGTGCAGGCCGACCAGCGTGCCAGCTTCACCGTCAGCGCCTACCCCTCGCGCCGCTACCCGGCCAAGGTGACCCGCGTGGACTACGGCTCCACCAAGACCGACAACGTGGTCACCTATGTGGCCCGTCTGGAGGTGAACAACGAGGACCTGAGCCTGCGCCCCGGCATGACGGCTTCTGCCACCATCCGCGCCAATGAACGCCAGGATGTGCTGCTGGTGCCCAACTCGGCCTTGCGCTTCACGCCCACCGGCATGCAGAACCCCGGCCAGGCGGCAGCAGGTGCCGGTGCTGCGCGCGAAGGCGGCAAGCCTGCAGGCAGTGCGCCCGGCGCCAGCGGTGGCAACAGTGGCGGCATCGTCGGCCAGCTGATGCCGCGTCCCCCGCGCCAGGGCGGCTCCCGCCAGGGCGGCCGTGAACAGGCCCAGGCCCCCGGCCAGACCCGCTATGTGTGGGTGCTGCAGGGCGGCCAGCCCGAAGCCCGCCAGGTCAAGACTGGCCTGAGCGATGGCCGCATGACCGAGGTGGAGAGCGAAGCCCTCAAGGAAGGCGATCTGCTGATCACCGACCAGCGCAGCGGGGCCGCCAAATGA
- a CDS encoding ABC transporter ATP-binding protein, whose amino-acid sequence MSELSSALSPSAAGEGGLPLIRLRGVTKTYGEGGLAFQALKGVDLDIAQGDFVAIMGPSGSGKSTAMNTLGCLDRPTTGSYLFKGVHVEGLSRDERARLRRRYFGFVFQGFHLLPRTTAQENVELPLLYRGEPTAQRHAAAARALDAVGLKGWEHHTPAELSGGQQQRVAIARAIVSDPAVLLADEPTGNLDTQRSEEIMELLWKLNSEKGITVLMVTHEPEMAAYSRRIVRFKDGMMDTDTPNEPLVLRRAALDSQALAAAEKGGA is encoded by the coding sequence ATGAGTGAGCTGTCGAGTGCGCTCTCTCCCAGTGCCGCAGGGGAAGGCGGCCTGCCGCTGATCCGCCTGCGTGGCGTGACCAAGACCTATGGCGAAGGCGGCCTGGCCTTCCAGGCCCTCAAGGGCGTGGACCTGGACATTGCCCAGGGCGACTTTGTCGCCATCATGGGCCCCAGCGGTTCGGGCAAGTCCACGGCCATGAACACCCTGGGCTGCCTGGACCGTCCCACCACCGGCTCCTACCTGTTCAAGGGCGTGCACGTGGAAGGCCTGTCGCGTGACGAACGGGCACGCCTGCGCCGCCGTTACTTCGGCTTTGTGTTCCAGGGCTTTCACCTGCTGCCGCGCACCACGGCGCAGGAAAACGTGGAGCTGCCCCTGCTGTACCGGGGCGAGCCCACGGCCCAGCGCCACGCCGCCGCCGCCCGCGCGCTGGATGCGGTGGGGCTCAAGGGCTGGGAACACCACACGCCGGCCGAACTGTCGGGCGGCCAGCAGCAGCGCGTGGCCATCGCCCGGGCCATCGTCTCCGACCCGGCCGTGCTGCTGGCCGACGAGCCCACCGGCAACCTGGACACCCAGCGCAGCGAGGAAATCATGGAGCTGCTGTGGAAGCTCAATAGCGAGAAAGGCATCACCGTGCTGATGGTGACGCACGAGCCCGAAATGGCGGCCTACAGCCGCCGCATCGTGCGCTTCAAGGATGGGATGATGGACACCGATACCCCCAACGAACCGCTGGTGCTGCGCCGCGCCGCACTGGACAGCCAGGCCCTGGCCGCGGCCGAGAAAGGCGGTGCCTGA
- a CDS encoding electron transfer flavoprotein subunit alpha/FixB family protein, whose amino-acid sequence MTALVIAEHDNASIKGATLNTVTAAKACGGDVHVLVAGDNAGAAAAAAAQIAGVSKVIHADGASLKDGLAENLAAQVLAIAGNYSHILFPATASGKNVAPRVAAKLDVGQISDITKVDSADTFERPIYAGNAVATVQSADAVKVITVRGTGFDAAAATGGAAAVETVAAVADSGKSSFVGREVTKNDRPELTAAKIIVSGGRALGSAEKFNEVMTPLADKLGAAIGASRAAVDAGYAPNDLQVGQTGKIVAPQLYIAAGISGAIQHLAGMKDSKVIVAINKDPEAPIFSVADYGLEADLFQAVPELVKAL is encoded by the coding sequence ATGACCGCACTCGTTATTGCAGAACACGACAACGCTTCGATCAAGGGCGCAACGCTGAACACCGTGACGGCCGCCAAGGCCTGCGGGGGCGATGTGCACGTGCTGGTGGCCGGTGACAACGCCGGTGCTGCGGCTGCTGCCGCGGCCCAGATCGCCGGCGTGTCCAAGGTGATCCACGCCGACGGCGCCAGCCTCAAGGACGGCCTGGCCGAAAACCTGGCCGCCCAGGTGCTGGCGATCGCCGGCAACTACAGCCACATCCTGTTCCCGGCCACAGCCTCGGGCAAGAACGTGGCCCCCCGCGTGGCCGCCAAGCTGGACGTGGGCCAGATCAGCGACATCACCAAGGTGGACAGCGCCGATACGTTCGAGCGTCCCATCTACGCCGGCAACGCCGTGGCCACCGTGCAGTCGGCCGACGCCGTGAAGGTGATCACCGTGCGCGGCACCGGCTTTGATGCAGCGGCTGCCACCGGCGGCGCTGCGGCCGTGGAAACCGTGGCCGCCGTGGCAGACTCGGGCAAGAGCAGCTTCGTGGGCCGTGAAGTGACCAAGAACGACCGCCCCGAACTGACGGCCGCCAAGATCATCGTCTCCGGTGGTCGCGCCCTGGGCTCGGCCGAGAAGTTCAACGAAGTGATGACCCCGCTGGCGGACAAGCTGGGCGCGGCCATCGGCGCTTCGCGCGCGGCAGTGGACGCGGGCTACGCCCCCAACGACCTGCAGGTGGGCCAGACCGGCAAGATCGTGGCACCGCAGCTGTACATCGCCGCCGGCATCTCGGGTGCGATCCAGCACTTGGCAGGCATGAAGGACTCCAAGGTGATCGTGGCGATCAACAAGGACCCGGAAGCACCGATCTTCTCGGTGGCCGACTACGGGCTGGAAGCCGACCTGTTCCAGGCCGTGCCGGAACTGGTGAAGGCGCTCTGA
- a CDS encoding electron transfer flavoprotein subunit beta/FixA family protein, which translates to MKVLVPVKRVVDYNVKVRVKSDGTGVDIANVKMSMNPFDEIAVEEAVRLKEKGVVTEVIAVSCGVAQCQETLRTAMAIGADRGILVETDAELQPLAIAKLLKALVDKEQPGLVILGKQAIDGDNNQTGQMLAALADLPQATFASKVEVVGDKVNVTREVDGGLETVALTTPAIITTDLRLNEPRYVTLPNIMKAKKKQLDVLKPEELGVDVAPRIKTLKVAEPAKRGAGVKVPDVAALVDKLKNEAKVI; encoded by the coding sequence ATGAAGGTATTGGTCCCAGTCAAGCGGGTGGTGGACTACAACGTGAAGGTCCGCGTGAAGTCGGACGGCACGGGCGTGGACATCGCCAACGTCAAGATGAGCATGAACCCGTTTGACGAGATTGCGGTGGAAGAAGCCGTGCGCCTGAAGGAAAAAGGCGTGGTCACGGAAGTGATCGCGGTCTCGTGCGGCGTGGCCCAGTGCCAGGAGACGCTGCGCACGGCCATGGCCATCGGTGCCGACCGCGGCATCCTGGTGGAGACCGATGCCGAGCTGCAGCCGCTGGCGATCGCCAAGCTGCTCAAAGCCCTGGTGGACAAGGAACAACCCGGCCTGGTGATCCTGGGCAAGCAGGCCATTGACGGCGACAACAACCAGACCGGCCAGATGCTGGCGGCCCTGGCCGACCTGCCCCAGGCGACCTTCGCCTCCAAGGTCGAAGTCGTGGGCGACAAGGTCAACGTCACGCGTGAAGTGGACGGCGGCCTGGAAACCGTGGCCCTGACCACCCCGGCCATCATCACCACCGACCTGCGCCTGAACGAGCCGCGCTACGTGACGCTGCCCAACATCATGAAGGCCAAGAAAAAGCAGCTGGATGTTCTCAAGCCCGAAGAGCTGGGCGTGGACGTGGCGCCCCGCATCAAGACGCTGAAGGTGGCCGAGCCTGCCAAGCGCGGTGCCGGCGTGAAGGTGCCGGACGTGGCCGCTCTGGTGGACAAGCTCAAGAACGAAGCCAAGGTCATCTAA
- a CDS encoding enoyl-CoA hydratase, which translates to MDLQNVDQLVEVQRSPQGVVRITLNDPQRFNALGAEMLVALQQALDAVAADASARVVVLAAQGKAFCAGHNLKDMAANPQLAYYQQLFAQCSKMMVSIARLPVPVIARVQGMATAAGCQLVAQCDLAVASSAASFATSGINYGLFCATPSVPLVRNLPIKQAMEMLLTGDFIDADTAFARGLVNRVAEPDALDAAVEALVQSILAKPAAAVRMGKALVYQQRELGLEAAYQLAGQTMAANMMDADAQEGAQAFAQKRKPHWQG; encoded by the coding sequence ATGGATTTGCAGAATGTGGACCAACTGGTGGAAGTGCAGCGCAGCCCGCAGGGCGTGGTGCGCATCACCTTGAACGATCCCCAGCGTTTCAACGCACTGGGTGCCGAGATGCTGGTGGCGCTGCAGCAGGCCCTGGATGCCGTGGCCGCCGATGCCTCGGCCCGCGTGGTGGTGCTGGCCGCGCAGGGCAAGGCCTTCTGCGCCGGCCACAACCTGAAGGACATGGCGGCCAACCCCCAACTGGCCTATTACCAGCAGCTGTTTGCCCAGTGCAGCAAGATGATGGTGAGCATCGCCCGCCTGCCGGTGCCGGTGATCGCGCGGGTGCAAGGCATGGCCACGGCGGCCGGTTGCCAACTGGTTGCGCAGTGCGATCTGGCGGTAGCCAGCAGCGCGGCCAGCTTTGCCACCAGCGGAATCAACTACGGGCTGTTCTGTGCCACCCCCAGCGTGCCGCTGGTGCGCAACCTGCCCATCAAGCAGGCCATGGAAATGCTGCTGACCGGGGACTTCATCGATGCGGACACCGCTTTCGCCCGCGGGCTGGTGAACCGGGTGGCCGAACCCGACGCGCTGGATGCCGCCGTGGAGGCGCTGGTGCAGTCCATTCTGGCCAAGCCCGCGGCGGCCGTGCGCATGGGCAAGGCCCTGGTCTACCAGCAGCGGGAACTGGGGCTGGAAGCGGCCTACCAGCTGGCAGGCCAGACCATGGCGGCCAACATGATGGATGCCGATGCCCAGGAAGGCGCACAGGCCTTCGCGCAAAAGCGCAAGCCACACTGGCAGGGCTGA
- a CDS encoding ABC transporter permease: MLWNTIWLALRSIRRNLLRSFLTVLGIVIGVSAVITMVTLGNGATVAVQNQISGLGTNLLQVRSGQRMGPGATVAPSFKDTDATAIAQQIGGIQAVAPEARSSATVVAGGRNWSTSVIGSTNDWLITGNWKLAQGREFTDEELRAGAAVCIIGATLHRELYGNSADVIGQQLRIKGFSCSVIGLLDSKGQGAFGNDQDDTVLIPLNTLQRRVTGSKRLNTILVSMEDGSDPERVKSSMNQLLRELRKLAPSDEDNFNVLDTKQLADTMAGTTKVMTTLLGAVAAVSLLVGGIGIMNIMLVSVTERTREIGLRLAIGALEREVLLQFLIEAVVLAALGGLAGILIATAASYVLAQVMGVPYIFNAGVNALSFIFSAAIGVVFGYFPARRAAQLDPIEALRHE, encoded by the coding sequence ATGCTGTGGAACACCATCTGGCTGGCGCTGCGCTCCATCCGTCGCAACCTGCTGCGCTCATTCCTGACGGTGCTGGGCATTGTGATCGGCGTCAGCGCCGTGATCACCATGGTCACCCTGGGCAATGGCGCCACCGTGGCCGTGCAGAACCAGATCTCCGGCCTGGGCACCAATCTGCTGCAGGTGCGCTCCGGCCAGCGCATGGGGCCGGGCGCCACCGTGGCGCCGTCGTTCAAGGACACGGATGCCACGGCCATCGCCCAGCAGATCGGCGGCATCCAGGCCGTGGCCCCCGAGGCGCGCTCCAGTGCCACGGTGGTGGCTGGCGGGCGCAACTGGTCCACCAGCGTGATCGGCAGCACCAATGACTGGCTGATCACCGGCAACTGGAAGCTGGCTCAGGGCCGCGAATTCACCGACGAAGAACTGCGCGCCGGTGCTGCCGTGTGCATCATCGGCGCCACCTTGCACCGCGAGCTGTATGGCAACAGCGCCGATGTGATCGGTCAGCAGCTGCGCATCAAGGGCTTTTCCTGCAGCGTGATCGGCCTGCTGGACTCCAAGGGGCAGGGTGCCTTCGGCAACGACCAGGACGACACCGTGCTGATCCCGCTGAACACGCTGCAGCGCCGGGTGACCGGCAGCAAGCGCCTGAACACCATCCTGGTATCCATGGAAGACGGCAGCGACCCCGAGCGTGTCAAATCCAGCATGAACCAGTTGCTGCGCGAGCTGCGCAAGCTGGCCCCCAGCGATGAAGACAACTTCAACGTGCTGGACACCAAGCAACTGGCCGACACCATGGCCGGCACCACCAAGGTCATGACCACGCTGCTGGGTGCGGTGGCAGCGGTGAGCCTGCTGGTGGGCGGTATCGGCATCATGAACATCATGCTGGTGAGCGTGACCGAGCGCACCCGGGAAATCGGTCTGCGCCTGGCCATCGGCGCGCTGGAGCGTGAAGTGCTGCTGCAGTTCCTGATCGAGGCGGTGGTGCTGGCGGCACTGGGCGGGCTGGCCGGCATTCTGATTGCCACCGCCGCGTCCTATGTGTTGGCGCAGGTGATGGGCGTGCCCTATATCTTCAACGCCGGGGTGAATGCGCTGTCCTTCATCTTCTCCGCCGCCATCGGCGTGGTGTTCGGCTACTTCCCTGCCCGCCGTGCGGCGCAGCTGGACCCGATCGAGGCACTGCGCCACGAGTGA